The Bradyrhizobium sp. WSM471 genome includes the window GCCGGGCGGCTGGAAGAACCAGAACGAGCCGCAGCTGATCGACCGCCGCGAGCAGGTGCTGGATTCCATGACCGCCTATCAGATCACCGAGCTGATGGAAGGTGTGGTCCAGGCCGGTACTGCCACCGTGGTCAAGCAGGTCGGCAAGCCGATCGCCGGCAAGACCGGCACCACCAATGAGGCCAAGGACGCCTGGTTCGTCGGCTTCTCGCCCGACGTCGCCGTCGCCATCTATATGGGCTACGACAAGCCGCGTCCGCTCGGCAAGGGTAACGCCGCGACCGGCGGCCATCTCGCAGCTCCCATCGCGCGCGACTTCCTCCAGCTCGCGCTCGCCGACAAGCCCGCGGTCCCGTTCAAGGTGCCGGCCGGCATCAAGCTGGTGCGGGTCGTCGCCAAGACCGGCATGCGCGCCGGTCCGGGCGAGACCGGCGGAACCATCCTGGAAGCCTTCAAGCCGGGCACGGCGCCGCCGGATAATTATTCGGTCATCGGCGTTGCCGATGCCGACGGCCGGATGCCGGCGTCACAGCAGCAGCAGCCGGATTCCGGTTTCTTCATGCGGCCGGGCACCGGCGGGCTGTACTAGGGCTTAGGACAAGACAGACGTTCGTCGCCGCGGCGGTTGCGCTTTGCAGCTGCCGCCGCTACATCCCGTTGTCATGAGACGCGGAACAATTCCGCGAGACCAGAGAATCCCATGCGCGCCGAAATCGAACGGTTGGTAGAAGAGATCAAGCAGTCTGTCGGGCTGCTGAGGAGGCATCTTTGACGTCGAGAAATCGACGGCGCGCCTCGCTGAGCTGAACAAGCTCGCAGAAGATCCCAACCTCTGGAACGATCCCCAGAAAGCCCAGAAATTGATGCAGGAGCGCACCTCGCTCGAGGATGCGCTCTCCGGCATCGGCAAGGTCGAGCAGGAGCTCGAAGACGACATCGGCATGATCGAGCTCGGCGAAGCCGAGGGCGATGAGGGCGTCGTCAAGGAAGCCGAAGCCGCGCTGAAGACCCTCAAGAAGGAAGTCGCCCGGCGCGAGCTCGAGGCGCTGCTGTCTGGCGAGGCCGATAGTTTCGATTCCTATCTCGAAGTGCATGCCGGCGCCGGTGGCACCGAGAGCCAGGACTGGGCGCAGATGCTGCTCCGCATGTACTCGCGCTGGGCCGAAACCCACGGCTTCAAGGTCGAGATGCTGGAAGAGTCCGAGGGCGAAGAGGCCGGCATCAAGTCCGCGACCATCCAGGTCTCCGGTCACAATGCCTATGGCTGGCTCAAGACCGAGGCGGGCGTGCACCGCCTGGTGCGGATCTCGCCGTTCGATTCCAACGCGCGGCGGCACACCTCGTTCTCGTCGGTTGCCGTGTTTCCCGTCATTGACGACACCATCAAGATCGACATCAAGGAATCCGACGTCCGCGTCGATACCATGCGCTCCGGTGGCGCCGGCGGCCAGCACGTCAACAAGACCGAGTCCGCGGTACGGCTGACGCATATCCCGACCGGCGTCGCCGTGGTCTGCCAGGCCGGCCGCTCGCAGCACAAGAACAAGGCGCAGGCCTGGGACATGCTGCGCGCGCGGCTTTACCAGATCGAGCTGAAGCGGCGCGAAGAGAAAGCCGCCGCCGACCAGGCCGCCAAGACCGACATCGGCTGGGGCCACCAGATCCGCTCCTACGTGCTGCAGCCCTACCAGATGGTGAAGGATCTGCGCACGGGTGTGCAGACCTCCGACACATCAGGCGTGCTCGGCGGTGATCTCGACGACTTCATGGCCGCGACCCTGGCGCAGCGCGCCTTCGGCACTCCCGGCGCCGACATCGAGGACGTCGACTGATGCCCCGCATCGCCTTCATCGGGCTTGGGCGGATGGGCCATGGCATGGCCGGGCGCTATCTCGATGCCGGCTTCACGGTGACGCTTTGGAATCGCAGCAAGGCCAAGGCGGAAGACCTGATCGCGCGCGGCGCGCAGTGGGCGACCTCGCCTGAGGACGCGGCGATCGACGCCGACGCCGTTGTGACCATGGTCGCCGATGACGAGGCCTCGCGTGCGGTCTGGCTCGGGCCTAAGGGCGCGGCCAAGACGGCGAAGGCCGGCACCATCGCGATCGAATGCTCCACCGTCTCCTATGATCATGCGCGCGAGATGGGCCGCGAAATGAACGCGCGCGGGCTGATCTATATCGATTGCCCCGTGACGGGATTGCCGGATGCTGCCGCCAGCGGAAAGCTGACGCTGCTCGTTGGTGCCGATGCCGCCGATCTCGAACGCGCGCGGCCCTATCTGACACCGATCGGCTCGACCATCCGCCATTTCGGCGCGGTCGGCGCCGGCACGGTCTACAAGCTGATCAACAATCTGATGGGCGCGATCCAGATCGCCGGCCTCGCCGAGGGGCTTGCCATTGCCGAGCAGGCCGGGCTCGACATGAACCTCGTGCTGGACTCGATCCAGGCTGGCGTTGCCGCGAGCCCGCAGGTGCAACGCCACTCCAAGCGCATGGTCGCCCGCGATTTTTCCGGCGCGACGTTCACGGCGGCGCTGCGGCACAAGGATGCCGCCTACGCGGTAAAGCTCGCCGAGAGCCTGCTGGCCGACAAGCCGCTGGTCGCGCGCGCCGCGGTGGAGGCCTACGCGCAGGCCAAGGCCGCGATGCCTGACGACGACGAAGGTAAGATGATCGAGTTGGTGTCGCGGCCGAAGAAGCCGTCCTAGCGGATCACGTCGACATGGGGCAGCCTCGTTTGCCTCGTTCGCACGTCGGTCTTGTAAACCGGCGCGTCATCGGAAATCGGGTGGCGCTGTTCGCTGCATCGTCCTAGGCGGCTGTCTCGCCTAGCGACATGAGACGCCATGCCCCCGAATCACAACCGGATCGACGCGCGAGACTGGTCGCTGCTCGCTGTGCTCTCGGTCCTCTGGGGCGGCTCGTTCTTTTTCAACGGCGCGGCGCTGCGGGAATTGCCGCCGCTCACACTGGTGCTTCTGCGCGTTGCACTTGGCGCGGCCATTCTACTGCCGCTGCTCCGTATCCAGGGCATTGGCTTTCCCAAGGGCATCGCCGGCTGGAAGCCGTTCATCGCGATTGGGCTCCTCAACAACGTCATCCCGTTCTCGCTGATCGTGATCGGCCAGACTTTCATTCCAAGCGGGCTGGCGTCGATCCTGAATGCCACCACGCCGCTGTTCACGGTGATCGTGATGGCGGCGGCGGGCGAAGAGGCCTTGCAGCTGCGGCGCGTCGCCGGCGTGGCACTGGGGCTTGCCGGCGTGATCATCCTGCGCGGATGGGGCCTTGAAACACGGGCAGGGCAGGGGCTTGGCATCCTGCTCTGCCTCGGGGGCGCCCTCAGCTATGGCTTTGCGGCGCTAGCGGCGCGGCGGCTGTTGAAGGACGCAGCCCCGCTGGGGACGGCCGCGTTTCAACTGATGGCTTCGACGGTGATGATGGCGATCGTCGCCGGCGCGATGGAGCAGCCGTGGCGTCTGCCGATGCCGGGTGTGACGATTTGGCTCGCGGTGCTTGGCCTTGCCGGCCTGTCGACGGCGCTCGCCTATATCGTCTTCTTCCAGATCCTGCGGCGCTCGGGGGCGACCAATGTGATGCTGGTGACGCTGCTCATTCCCGTCACCGCCGTTCTTCTGGGATGGCTGGTGCTGGGCGAGCCGATCTCCATGCGCGAGATCGCGGGCGCGATCGTGATCGGCAGCGCTTTGCTGGTGATCGATGGGCGCGCTCTGAACCTGCTGCGGCGGGTCGTTTGACTCCAGAGCCGCCGTTTCACCTCACGGAAAATCGCGGCGCTTGCCAGCGGCAGGTCCGCTTGCGACACTCGCGGCAAAACAAGACTATAAAACACAGGGGAGAGAACGATGCCGGGTCGTCGCAATAACCTTGCTGCCCTCGCCATTCTTGCTGCCGGCGTGCTTGTCACGACACCGGCCCTGGCGCAGAAAAAATACGATCCCGGCGCCACCGATACCGAAATCAAGCTCGGCAATATCATGCCCTATAGCGGGCCGGCATCGTCCTATGGCGTGATCGGCAAGACCGAGGCCGCGTTCTTCAAGATGATCAACGACCAGGGCGGGATCAACGGGCGCAAGATCAATTTCATCAGCTATGACGACGCCTATTCGCCGCCGAAGGCGATCGAGCAGGCGCGCAAGCTGGTGGAGAGCGACGAGGTGTTGCTGATCTTCCAGCCGCTCGGCACCCCCTCGAACTCCGCGATCATGAAATACATGAACGCCAAGAAGGTGCCGCAGCTCTTCGTCGCCTCCGGCGGCACCAAGTTCGGCGACCCCAAGAATTTCCCATGGACCATGGGTTTCCAGCCGAACTACCAGAGCGAGGGGCGGATCTACGCGAAATATATCCGTGACAAGTTTCCGAACAGCAAGATCGCGGTTTTCTGGCAGAACGACGACGCCGGCAAGGACCAGTTCAAGGGCCTTAAGGACGGGCTCGGCGACAAGGCCGGCATGATCATCGCCGACAAATCCTATGAGGTCAGCGATCCCTCGATCGACTCGCAGATCGTTGCGCTTCACGATTCCGGCGCCGACATCTTCTTCTCATGGGCCGCGCCGAAAGGCTCGGCACAGGCGATCCGGAAAGTCGGCGAGCTCGGCTGGAAGCCAAAATTCTTCCTCGCCAACACGGCGACCTCGGTCGCCTCGGTGCTCAAGCCGGCCGGGCTCGACTATTCCAAGGACATCATCTCGACCGTCTATCTGAAGGACCCGACCGATCCGACCTGGGACAAGGATCCTGCGGTGATCAAATGGCGCGAGTTCATGGACAAATATTACCCTGACGGCGACAAGGCCAATTCCAACAATGTCTACGGCTACGTCCAGGCGGAGGCGATGGCGCAGGTGCTGAAGCAGTGCGGCGACAACCTTACACGTGACAACGTGATGAAGCAGGCCACGAACCTGAAGGATTTCCACACCGACCTGATGCTGCCGGGCATCATGGTCAACACCTCGGCCGACGATTACTTCCCGATCGAGCAGATGCAGCTGATGCGCTTCAACGGGCAGGCCTGGGAGCTGTTCGGCGACGTCATCACCGGTGAGGTCGGCCACGAGCGCGGCCAGTAGTCAAGGCTGGCTGATCACAAGGGAGGCGCTGGCGAGTAGAGCCTGCCGAAGCAGTGCGATTCCGAACGAAGCTGCGCCTCGTCGTTTTCCGGTGTTTCCCCAGCTTATTCGGTGACCAGATCGGCGGCGCGTTTCGCCTTCTTGCCGGTATTCTTGACCGTCTCTTCTCCGACCTTTTCGGCCTTGGCGCGAAGCTCACATTTGGTACGGATCTCGTCGAGCTCGTCGTCGGTCAAATGCTCAATTCCCACGAAGGAATTTTGCACCGCGCTCACCCGGATCAGTTCGTCGAGCTTCACCTGAATGGCCGCGCTGTCGCGATTCTGGGAATTCTGAATCAGGAAGACCATCAGGAACGTTACGATTGTGGTGCCAGTGTTGATCACCAACTGCCATGTGTCGGAGTAATGGAAGACGGGACCGGTGACCGCCCAAACCAGGACGATGCCCGCGGCAATCATGAATGTCAGCGCGCGCCCGGCAGCTTGAGATGTTCGGTTGGCAATATCGCTGAAGAGTTGAGCCGCGCTGTCACGTGGCTGGTCCGCTTTGCCCTTGGCCGGACGAGATTTCGCGTGGGTCTTTTGCATCAGAAGATCGCGCCATTGAGGACCTAACGACCTAACGCGAAGGGAACTCCGAAGTTCCGCCGTGTAAACCCGGACTAAGCGAGGGCGCTCTCAACGAGCCTAGCCCGCGCTGAGCCGCACGCCGGCGCGCAAAAACTTCTGCGGATCGACCGCTTCTCCGTCGATGCGGGTTTCATAGTGCAGATGCGGGCCGGTGGAACGGCCTGTCGACCCGACGAGACCGACGACCTGGCCGATCTTCACGATCTCGCCGACCCTGACGTTGATCTCGGAGAGATGGCCATAGCGGGTCGCAAGACCATTGCCGTGATCGACCTCGATCATGCGGCCGTAGCCGCCCGACCAGCCGGCCGAGACGACCTTGCCGTTGGCGGTGACGCGAACGGGATCGCCGCTTGCGGCGCGGAAGTCGAGCCCGGTGTGCATCGCGGGCCGGCCAAGGAATGGATCGCTGCGCACGCCGAAGCCGGAGGTGAACTCGACCTCGCCGATGACGGGCTTGCGATAGGGCACGAGTGCGAGCGTGCGATTGAGCCGGTCCATCTCGGCGCGGGTGCTGTTGATGCGATAGAGCTGCTTCTCGAACGGCCCCGAACTGGCGGTGAGTTTTACGGGTACGAAAGGCCCGCCCATCGCCGTGCGCGGCACGGCGGCTTCGAGACTTGCGAGGTTCAGGCCGAGATCGCTGACGACGCCGCGCATCCGGCGCATGCGCGAATCCATGCCTTCCTCGACGGCGTTGAGTGCCGCCATCTGGCGGCGCTCGACCTGGTCGAGCGAGGTCGTGAGCCGAACGACGACGTTGTCGAATCCCTGGTTCTTGGCGAATTGATTGACGGGCGGAGCTGCGAGGGTCGGCGCGCGCGATTCGAGCCGCGCTTCGCGATCCGGGGGCGCCACGAAGATCACGGTGTCGCTGATCGGCGAGGGCTTTGGTGTGCCCTGCGTCGTCTGGCTGGCATCGCCACGCTGCGGGCTGGAACGGGGAATCGATCCGGTCACGTCCGGCATGGACCCGAGCGCCGTGGCCCGGGACTCCAGCGCCGTCTGGCGCTTCATGATCTGGTCGAGCTTCTGGTCGAACTGCTCCTGGTCGAGCAGCTGCCGACTGGTGGTGCGGTCGACCTTGGCGCGCAGCTCGGCGATGCGGTCCTCATAGGCGTATTGCATCTCGGCCTGCCGGGCGATCAGCCGGGTGAGGACGTCGTCGCGGAAGGCGAAATAGGTGGCGGTTGCGGCCGACCAGAGCCCCAGCAGCACGACCGTGCCGACCACGATCCAGAACACCACAGGCCCCAGGCGAACCTGCTTGCCGTGATGCACGATGGTGTAGGCGTCGTCGGTGTCCGGAAGGGGGAGCGCGGTTGCCACCGCGGCAGCACGGCGATGAAAGGCTCGACCGTGGTCGTGGGGGTGATGTTGGGGGTACTGCGAGAATTGGGCAGAACTTTTCAACATCGGCACTCCCGCGCCGGTCGGATGAGTCCGTACGGCCTAATTGCCGCGGCAATCTGGGCCAGTCATGGTTAATTTTCCGGAAACGGAACCGCTTGAATTTAAATGATTGGTTAAAGGCTCCTTGCGGCTTCCAGCACCTCGTCGGCGTGGCCGTCGACCCGGACATTGCGCCAGATCCGGGCGATCCTGCCGTCGGCGCCAAGCAGCATCGTGGTACGAAGAACTCCCAGGAAGCTCTTGCCATACATGGACTTTTCGCCCCAGGCGCCGTAGGCCTCCAGCATCGCGTGCGTCTCGTCCGAGATGAGGGGCACGCCGAGACCGTGCTTGTCCCGGAATTTATCCTGAGCCTTGACCGGATCGGCGGAGATACCGAGCACGGCGGTGCCGGCCGAGGCGAAGGCGCCGGTCAGCCGCGTAAAGTCGATGGCCTCCCTGGTGCAGCCCGGCGTGTCGGCGCGGGGGTAGAAGAACAGGACCAGCTTCTGGCCGGTATAATCCGACAGCGCGACGACACCGCCACCGTCGCGGGGCAGGCGGAAGGCGGGAGCCTTCTTCCCCTCGGCCAAGCCGGCCTTCGCCGCCGTTTCGGGCGCGGATGCCGATTTGGAAGAATTTAACCGTTTCGATGCGGCCTTATGCGATGCTGTCTTTGCTATGGTCCCAGTTGATTTGCTCGCCGGTGTCCGCTGTGTTTTCGCGGGCTTGGTTTGAGTCGCTGCCCGCGTTTTCACGGGCGTCTTTTTAGCCGTCGGACTGCCGGAGGGCGTTTTGGACGATTTCTTTCGGGATTTCTTGGACATACGCCTTCCTTTCGTCGCTTTCGGCGGGTCAACCAAAGCGGTATTGCAGCCCTTTTCCGCTATGCCGGAATCGTGCCCTCGGCAGGGCGAGTCTGACGACGCCGGAGTCTGGTTACAAGGAATTCCACGCACCACCCCACTGCTCGTTGAACGCGCTCCCGGGGCGACATGACGAACAGAAGGAATATTCGAGGTATGGCGGCAATGCCGGCGCGGGAAGCTTCGCTTCCCGTCGACGGCTGCGGCCCCGGCGGCGCTCAATCCCACGACGGGCGCCTGTATCGAGAGGCAATGGCAAGGAATACGTCGCCCCAGGATTACAATCGGGATTCGGATCGGCGCGGCAGCCAACCAGAGCAACAGCAATGGGACGACGCCGATTGGGATCCGGATCAGGAAGCGGCGGCGGGCTATCGTGCGCGCCGGCTGTTGTCGCGTTCCAATTCGGGCTTCCATCGCTTCGCTGACGGGTTTGGTCCGTTGCGCCGCTGGTTGGGCGGCGGTCGCTGGCTGAAGCGCGTGGCCGTGGTCATCGGTGCCCTGATCGTCATCTTCGTCGGCTGTTTCGGCTCGCTGTGGTGGCGGCTCGGCGCCGGGCCCATCAATCTCGACATTGCGACGCCGTGGCTCGCGGCCGCGATCGAGGACAATATCGGTCACGGCAACACCGTGGAGGTCGGCGGCACGCAGATCGAGCGGGCCGGGCGGATCCGGATCGCCGTGCGCATCCGCGATATCGTCGTGCGCGACCACGATCACGTCATTGTCGCCACCGCACCGAAGGCCGAGGTGAAGCTGTCGGGTGCAGGCCTGCTGATGGGGCATCTGCGCGCCGAGAGCCTCAACCTCGTCGATGCCGAGCTCGCGATCCGGATCGCGCCTGACGGCACGGTCACGGTGTCGGCTGGTGACACCGCCAAGCCGCTTGCAACCGGTGTCGCCTCCAAGAAGGACGCGGGGCTGCCGCCCACTTTCCCGCGCAACGGTGTACCACCGCCGCCATTCGCCACCGAGCCTGCGACTCCCGATGCATCGCAAGCCGCGACCCAGGCCACGGCCCCGACCGGCATTCTTCAGGGCCTCGACTGGCTCGACAGTCTGAGCATGACCGGCCTCGACGGCCAGAACCTCAACGAGATCGGCCTGAAGAACGGCAATCTGATCGTCGATGACCAGCAGCGCGGCAGCAAATGGACGTTTGAGAACATCACGCTCAGCCTGCGCCGTCCGAGCCGTGGCGGCGTCGCGCTCAGCCTCGGCGAGGAGGGCGCGCGTCCGTGGTCGCTGCGTGCCACGATCGGCCCCACCGAGAACGGCGTGCGCTCGGTCGATATCCGCGCCGACAAGGTCTCGACCGCCAACATCCTGCTGGCGCTGCGGGTCAAGGACCTCACCTACACCGCCGACCTGCCGCTGACCGGCGAGCTCAAGGGCGAACTCGGCCGCGACGGCGTGCCGACCTTTTTTCGCGGCAAGATCGCGGTCGGTGCCGGCAACATCATCGATACCGATACGCCCGACTATCCGATGGCGATCGACTCGGCCGAGATCAATGTCGAGTGGGACGCCAATCGGCGGGTGCTGGTCGCTCCGTTCAAGGTCCTCTCGGGCGCGAACCGTCTGACGCTTCTGGCTCACGTCGAGCCGCCCAACGGCACCGTCAACGACTGGCAGCTCGGTTTCAGCGGCGGTTCGATCCTGCTCGGCGGCATCGACAACGAGCCGCCGCTGGTCTTCAACCGTATTGCGATCGGCTTCCGCTTCGACACCGACCACAAGAGGCTGCTGTTGACGCAGGCCGATATCTCCAACGGAGAGATCGGCGTTGCCGGCACCGGTGCCATCGACTATTCGGGCGAGCCGCGGCTGACATTGGGTTTTGCGGGAACGCCGATGTCGGCCTCCGCGCTCAAGCGGATGTGGCCGACGCTTGTCGTCCCCGAGTTGCGCGAATGGGTGATCGAACGGATCGAGCGTGGAACGCTCCAGCGCATCGAGATCGGCGTTAATTCACCGACGAAGAATCTTCCGCGCAAGGGCCCACCCATTCCCGACGACGGCCTGTCGGTCAATATCGTGGCGAGCGGTGTCACGGTTCGCCCCGTCGATGGCCTGCCGGTGGTGCACGATGCCGATTTGAAGGCGCGCGTGACCGGCCGCACGGCGACCGTGAATATCGGGCAGGGCATCGCCGATACGCCAGCGGGCCGCAAGATCACGATTTCCGACTTCGTCTTCGAGGTGCCCGATATGGCGCCCAAGCCGTCGCCGTCGCGGACCAGGTTCCGTGTCGAAGGCCCGGTGCCTGCGGCGGCCGAAATGCTTTCCAACGATCGCCTGAGCGATCTGTCGTCGACCGTCATCGATCCCAATACGAGCAAGGGGACGTTCGTGGCGAACGTCCAGCTTGGGTTGCCGGTCAAGGGCGAGCTGACCAAAGCCGATACCACCTACAGCGTTACCGCCGATCTCAACGGTTTTGGTGCCGACAAGCTGGTGATGAACCAGAAGCTGGAGGCCAATAACCTCAAGATCGTCGCGAGCAACCAGGGCTATCAGGTCAAGGGCGACGTCAAGATCAACGGGCAGGCGGCCTCGCTCGACTACCGCAAGCCGGCCGAGGGCGATGCGGACGTCAAATTGCAGACCACGCTGGACGATGCGAGCCGCGCGCGCCTCGGATTCGATCTGGGCCCCGCCGTCAGCGGATCGGTGCCGATCAAGCTGTCCGGCAAGATCGCCGGGGGACCCGACCAGACGACGAAGCTCGGCATCGAGGCCGACCTGACCTCGGTCAAGCTCGACAACATCCTGCCCGGCTGGGTCAAATTGCCGGGCAGAGCGGGCAAGGCCAGCTTCAAGGTGGTGCCGACGGCGCAATCGACGCGTCTGGAGGACATCGTCATCGAAGGCGGCGGCGCTGCGATCAAGGGGTCGCTCGAGGTCGATGCCAACGGCGACCTCATGAACGCGAACTTCCCGACTTACGCGCCGTCCGACGGCGACAAGGCGT containing:
- the prfB gene encoding peptide chain release factor 2 (programmed frameshift), with amino-acid sequence MRAEIERLVEEIKQSVGLLRRHLDVEKSTARLAELNKLAEDPNLWNDPQKAQKLMQERTSLEDALSGIGKVEQELEDDIGMIELGEAEGDEGVVKEAEAALKTLKKEVARRELEALLSGEADSFDSYLEVHAGAGGTESQDWAQMLLRMYSRWAETHGFKVEMLEESEGEEAGIKSATIQVSGHNAYGWLKTEAGVHRLVRISPFDSNARRHTSFSSVAVFPVIDDTIKIDIKESDVRVDTMRSGGAGGQHVNKTESAVRLTHIPTGVAVVCQAGRSQHKNKAQAWDMLRARLYQIELKRREEKAAADQAAKTDIGWGHQIRSYVLQPYQMVKDLRTGVQTSDTSGVLGGDLDDFMAATLAQRAFGTPGADIEDVD
- a CDS encoding NAD(P)-dependent oxidoreductase; the encoded protein is MPRIAFIGLGRMGHGMAGRYLDAGFTVTLWNRSKAKAEDLIARGAQWATSPEDAAIDADAVVTMVADDEASRAVWLGPKGAAKTAKAGTIAIECSTVSYDHAREMGREMNARGLIYIDCPVTGLPDAAASGKLTLLVGADAADLERARPYLTPIGSTIRHFGAVGAGTVYKLINNLMGAIQIAGLAEGLAIAEQAGLDMNLVLDSIQAGVAASPQVQRHSKRMVARDFSGATFTAALRHKDAAYAVKLAESLLADKPLVARAAVEAYAQAKAAMPDDDEGKMIELVSRPKKPS
- a CDS encoding DMT family transporter, producing MPPNHNRIDARDWSLLAVLSVLWGGSFFFNGAALRELPPLTLVLLRVALGAAILLPLLRIQGIGFPKGIAGWKPFIAIGLLNNVIPFSLIVIGQTFIPSGLASILNATTPLFTVIVMAAAGEEALQLRRVAGVALGLAGVIILRGWGLETRAGQGLGILLCLGGALSYGFAALAARRLLKDAAPLGTAAFQLMASTVMMAIVAGAMEQPWRLPMPGVTIWLAVLGLAGLSTALAYIVFFQILRRSGATNVMLVTLLIPVTAVLLGWLVLGEPISMREIAGAIVIGSALLVIDGRALNLLRRVV
- a CDS encoding ABC transporter substrate-binding protein produces the protein MPGRRNNLAALAILAAGVLVTTPALAQKKYDPGATDTEIKLGNIMPYSGPASSYGVIGKTEAAFFKMINDQGGINGRKINFISYDDAYSPPKAIEQARKLVESDEVLLIFQPLGTPSNSAIMKYMNAKKVPQLFVASGGTKFGDPKNFPWTMGFQPNYQSEGRIYAKYIRDKFPNSKIAVFWQNDDAGKDQFKGLKDGLGDKAGMIIADKSYEVSDPSIDSQIVALHDSGADIFFSWAAPKGSAQAIRKVGELGWKPKFFLANTATSVASVLKPAGLDYSKDIISTVYLKDPTDPTWDKDPAVIKWREFMDKYYPDGDKANSNNVYGYVQAEAMAQVLKQCGDNLTRDNVMKQATNLKDFHTDLMLPGIMVNTSADDYFPIEQMQLMRFNGQAWELFGDVITGEVGHERGQ
- a CDS encoding low affinity iron permease family protein; translation: MQKTHAKSRPAKGKADQPRDSAAQLFSDIANRTSQAAGRALTFMIAAGIVLVWAVTGPVFHYSDTWQLVINTGTTIVTFLMVFLIQNSQNRDSAAIQVKLDELIRVSAVQNSFVGIEHLTDDELDEIRTKCELRAKAEKVGEETVKNTGKKAKRAADLVTE
- a CDS encoding M23 family metallopeptidase; its protein translation is MLKSSAQFSQYPQHHPHDHGRAFHRRAAAVATALPLPDTDDAYTIVHHGKQVRLGPVVFWIVVGTVVLLGLWSAATATYFAFRDDVLTRLIARQAEMQYAYEDRIAELRAKVDRTTSRQLLDQEQFDQKLDQIMKRQTALESRATALGSMPDVTGSIPRSSPQRGDASQTTQGTPKPSPISDTVIFVAPPDREARLESRAPTLAAPPVNQFAKNQGFDNVVVRLTTSLDQVERRQMAALNAVEEGMDSRMRRMRGVVSDLGLNLASLEAAVPRTAMGGPFVPVKLTASSGPFEKQLYRINSTRAEMDRLNRTLALVPYRKPVIGEVEFTSGFGVRSDPFLGRPAMHTGLDFRAASGDPVRVTANGKVVSAGWSGGYGRMIEVDHGNGLATRYGHLSEINVRVGEIVKIGQVVGLVGSTGRSTGPHLHYETRIDGEAVDPQKFLRAGVRLSAG
- a CDS encoding peroxiredoxin, which produces MSKKSRKKSSKTPSGSPTAKKTPVKTRAATQTKPAKTQRTPASKSTGTIAKTASHKAASKRLNSSKSASAPETAAKAGLAEGKKAPAFRLPRDGGGVVALSDYTGQKLVLFFYPRADTPGCTREAIDFTRLTGAFASAGTAVLGISADPVKAQDKFRDKHGLGVPLISDETHAMLEAYGAWGEKSMYGKSFLGVLRTTMLLGADGRIARIWRNVRVDGHADEVLEAARSL
- a CDS encoding DUF3971 domain-containing protein, which produces MPAREASLPVDGCGPGGAQSHDGRLYREAMARNTSPQDYNRDSDRRGSQPEQQQWDDADWDPDQEAAAGYRARRLLSRSNSGFHRFADGFGPLRRWLGGGRWLKRVAVVIGALIVIFVGCFGSLWWRLGAGPINLDIATPWLAAAIEDNIGHGNTVEVGGTQIERAGRIRIAVRIRDIVVRDHDHVIVATAPKAEVKLSGAGLLMGHLRAESLNLVDAELAIRIAPDGTVTVSAGDTAKPLATGVASKKDAGLPPTFPRNGVPPPPFATEPATPDASQAATQATAPTGILQGLDWLDSLSMTGLDGQNLNEIGLKNGNLIVDDQQRGSKWTFENITLSLRRPSRGGVALSLGEEGARPWSLRATIGPTENGVRSVDIRADKVSTANILLALRVKDLTYTADLPLTGELKGELGRDGVPTFFRGKIAVGAGNIIDTDTPDYPMAIDSAEINVEWDANRRVLVAPFKVLSGANRLTLLAHVEPPNGTVNDWQLGFSGGSILLGGIDNEPPLVFNRIAIGFRFDTDHKRLLLTQADISNGEIGVAGTGAIDYSGEPRLTLGFAGTPMSASALKRMWPTLVVPELREWVIERIERGTLQRIEIGVNSPTKNLPRKGPPIPDDGLSVNIVASGVTVRPVDGLPVVHDADLKARVTGRTATVNIGQGIADTPAGRKITISDFVFEVPDMAPKPSPSRTRFRVEGPVPAAAEMLSNDRLSDLSSTVIDPNTSKGTFVANVQLGLPVKGELTKADTTYSVTADLNGFGADKLVMNQKLEANNLKIVASNQGYQVKGDVKINGQAASLDYRKPAEGDADVKLQTTLDDASRARLGFDLGPAVSGSVPIKLSGKIAGGPDQTTKLGIEADLTSVKLDNILPGWVKLPGRAGKASFKVVPTAQSTRLEDIVIEGGGAAIKGSLEVDANGDLMNANFPTYAPSDGDKASLKVERSQEGVLKGTMRGDVFDGRGFLKSAISGSSKDDAKSKTKNVDFDIDVKLGAVMGFNGEAMRSVEAKMSRRNGAVKAFTLSGRIGKDTPVAADLRGGRAQGNREVIYLQTSDAGNFLRFTDTTNKVYGGQMVVAMEPPTSEPTTREGLINVRDFSVKGMDQLDRVAAGAPNGAQSGVAFTALRAEFTRQNGALTIRDGVVKGPMIGATIEGSIDFPGNQVCMSGTFVPMYGVNNIFGQIPLFGIFLGGGNNEGLIGVTYEVVGTPAAPVMRVNPISAMAPGLFRKIFEFNTGKQNSPFEEFPSQSSDGSTGTTRQLSSGCTLARR